The genomic window AACAGCCGGGCGATCTTCTCTGGGTGAGAGAGGCGTGGAGCCCGATTGGCGAACTATCTGAATGCACAGGCCCTGCTGACATTCACTATAGAGCCACATCTACGGAGGCAGAGGCGGCGCTATGCGAATGGAAGCCCTCAATCCACATGCCCCGGTGGGCGTGCCGCCTGCGCCTGCGCGTGACCGCCGTGAAGGTGGAGCGGTTGCAGGACATTTCCGAGGAAGATGCCATTGCGGAGGGCATCATCGCAATGAGGAGTAGGGCTGGGTCAGTACCGATTACGGTCTATGGTTATGATGCAAACGCGCAAAACCACTCACCATCTGCCAGAGACGCATTTTCTTTCCTCTGGACCTCCATCAACGGCCCCGGTTCATGGGACGTAAACCCTTGGGTTGCCTCCTACTCGTTCGAGCGCGTGACATGACCAACACCCAGGCCTTATCCCCCGCTGCGGCGGCCTTCATCGTGGCTCTTGCCAGGCGGGCCGCGCGGGTGGATCATGCGCGCGAACAGGCGGCCGCCGCAGAAGCCGCCGCGCACCCGGGGAAACAGGACGCCGCATGAGCACACGCGCCGCCATCTATGCCCGCTACTCGACGGACAACCAGTCCGGTCATCGCAGCGAGCTGGGCAGCGTGACGGCCGATCTCGGCCGTGCCGTGCAGGCGGTGATCGCGGGCATCATGGCGCCCGTCACGGCGGCCCCTCACATCGCCAGGCTCGAATTGCGCAAGGCGCAGCTGGAGACGCTGCTGGCGCAGGCCGGAACGGCCGTGGCGCCGGTCGCGCTGCACACGTCGACGGCGAAGAGATTTGCAGCCGACATGGCCGCCCTCGGGCAGGCCATCACGGAAGCGCAGGCCGAGGGTGACGCCACCCTCACTGCTGCGCTGCGCAAGATGGTGACGACTGTCACCGTCCACAGGAATTATGAACTGGAGATCACCGGCAATCTCGCCCCTCTCACAAGGGGGGAAGAAATGGTAGCGGGAGACCGTTTAGAACGGAACCCCCAAACGCCGCCAGACTCCATCCCGTTCATAATCAAGGCGGCCGCCTGACGGCGACCGTCACCATAGCAACAGGAAAGGACTTGACCATGAAATATCTCGCTTGCTTCGCCACTCTCGCCCTTCTGGCCACGGGTGCCCAGGCCGCCCCGGACGCCTGCAACCCGGCGACCGGCAATTGGGTGAACGCCGCGCCCACCACCTGCCCCACCTCGGACGCGGGCGGCGATATGTGGGATGCCCACCATCCTGACAAAGAGGCCGTGAGCGAAACGGAGACCGCCACCGCCTCCTGATCCAGCCACCAGGCACAAAAAAAGCCCCGCTCCGGGATGACCGGGCGGGGCAAGTTTTTTCAACAGGTTAATGTGAGAACGCGGCCAAGAACAGAGAACCTGCCCGGCCTATCAATGGCTGGTCAAGTCACCTCACCAAGATCAATCACCGCTGGTCGGCAGCGGCCACCGTTACCGGATCACCCGGAAACTTTGCGAGGCTTGCCCTTCTTGCAGACGGCCTCCCGGAGGTTTCCGTCATCGTCCACGATGGCTGCCAGCATCGGGATATGCGCCTCGTACTTTTCAAGCTCGGCCAGCGCCTGCGCCAATTCGGCGTCCGAGTAGCGCCGGCACTCGACCTTGGTGAATTGCGGCCCCGCCTTGACCTTCGGGCCACCAGGGCCACAGCCTGCAAGGGCGATAGCCACCGCAAACAAGCTAAGACTTGAAAAACATCCCATCCTGCATCCTCCGCTTTGTCTTGGCCCGGTCGCGTGGTTCGAGAACGATCACGTTCGCCTCGGCCTCCGCCTGCCGGGCGGCGTCCGTATCGGACTGTTTCTGCTGGGCAGCCCCCAGATCGCGTTGCGCGGTCGCGGCCCGCCAATCCTTGAGGGCCTCCGCCAGGACGTTCAGCAACGACCCGGCGAAAGCCTCGAGGATCAACCTCAAGAAGCCCACTAGATTGCGCCTTCCTTGGCCACAGGGATCCGGGCGATCAGCTTGTCCTTGATGCCCTGTTCACCGCCGACCCAATTCAAGAGCCAGCCCGGCGCATATTTCACAGCATACTCGAGCGCCTGCTCCAGAACCTTGTTTGCCACAGGCACGGACATGGCCTCCCCCTTCACCGCACCGGCAGTGCGATTGATGCCGAACTCCACGGCGTTGCGGAGCAACTGCTCGACCTGCAGAGTCTGCGCCAGGGCGACGAGCCGGGCCGGAAGGTGGCGGAGGCCCCATGCGATCGCCATGCCCAGCACGGTGATGATGGCGGAGGCGCCCTCATAGAACCAGTCGCCCCACGGGATATTCACCACGCCGTCGATCGGCGCGTCGGTCAAGCTCTGGGCCAGAGCCATTCCGGCGTTCGGCACCATTGCCACAGCAGCGGTCGCGGCGAGCGCGAGCATCGCGCCGCCAAGGATCATCTTCTTCATAGGTCACCTGTCTGGATTGAACGCCGGGGGAGGCCCGCCCCGGCTCGGGATCTTCAGAACGGCCAGGGCGGCAATTCAACCGTCTGGCCTGCAAGCTCGTGCGTGCAATCATCGAGGAACTGGATCCGGCCATCGGTCACGAAGCTGTGGCAGACGGCGCAATTGAAGCTGGGCTTCTTGCCGGTTCGCTCCTCATAATTGCAGTAGCAGTGGCCGCGCTCTGCTGCGGCACCGCCCGCGTAGTGCCCGCTCTTCAGCAGGATGCTCGGGGTGAAGGTCGGGGCCTCGAGATTGCCGTTCCAGCCCCAGCCAGCCGGTGAGGTGGTGACGCTGTGGATCGACTTGCATCCGGGGCACCAGAAATTGACGCCTTCACTCTCCGGTCCCTTCCACTTGCGAGCGCGACCACTCATGGGCCGGCACTCACGTTGCGCTCGTAGTCAGCGAGCATGCCCCAATCGAAAAACACCCATCGGCCCGCGCCACAGCGATCGCATGTCTCGTAGACGTGAATCGCGTCCTCGAACCGGTCGGACATGAACTCTTCGGCGTCAGCCATCTGCGCCGTCTCGCGCCACTCGTGGCCACGCCACCAGCAGACCAGCCTGCGCCACCATTGCATCAGATTGCTCCCAGCAGGTCGGCGGCCACGTTGAAACTCGGGCACGCCTTGCCCCGGTCATATTCGTTATGGCCACGGGTTCGGCGGGATATCTTGAACTTGGATTTCAGGGCACCTATCAGCCACTGCGCCGCCGCCATCTGGGCTGCGGTGCGCGTGTCCTTCGCCTTGCGGCCGTCCTTGGCAAGGCCGCCCACATAGGCCACGCCGACAGTGCCGTTGTTGTGCCCGGCAACATGCGCGCCGATCATGCCGATGGGCCTGCCGACGACAATGGTGCCGTCGAGCAGGAGCAGAAAATGATATCCGATCATCGACCAACCACGCTGCTTGTGCCATGCGTTGACGTCCGCCCTGTCGAACCATTTCCCTTCGGGCGTTGCCGTGCAGTGAAAAATCACCTCGTTGATGGTGCGCGCCGTATCGGCAAGCGCGATCTGGCCTTTCCAGCGCGCCGCTCCGCTGACGGACTTTGTGTCAGGCACGACCGGCGCGTTGATCGCACTCTTGTCCGGCTCCTTGCGCGCGCTGGCGGAGGGCGGCCTCTTCACCTCCTGCATCACCTTGCGCGTCTGCGGGCCGAGGATGCCGTCAACGACCAGGCCGTTCTTGCGCTGGAACGCTTTGATTTCTGCCAAACTCAACATTGGGTTTTCCTTAGATGGAGGGAGGTTCAAAGAGGCAGAAGACTCCGCCGGCACGTTCCGTGCGATTGTAGGGCATGAGACAGATCGCGAATTCGTTGGTCTCGGAGGGCTGCACCCGGTCCCAGGTGACGAGACCGTCCACGGGCAGTTCAGCGACAGGGTTGATGGCGCGCGCCTCTTCGAGCGAGAGGCGGATGCGGTAGCCGTCCTTCTCGGCCGTGATGTTGCGGCCGTTGGGCCGGATCACCTTGCAGTCGTGGCCGCCGCAGCATCCCCAGCCGAAGACGGGATCGCGCTTCTGCGAGAACCACTCGTGGGCCCGGACGGGCGGGCACAAAAAAGCCGCCACGAGGGCGGCAGAGATTGGGGTGATCTGCATTTCAAAAAGGCCCTCTCGGCACGTGAAATTCAAAGGGCGACAACGCCCGCTCAATTTCGGGCATCAGGACAAGCACGGCGCCAATGTAGAGAGCGGCCAGCACCCACCACCACCACCGCCGGCGCAATCTCATGGTTTTTCCCTTGTGGTGCGGATGGACTCAAGCCGGCTTTTCAGATTGTTGAGAAACCACTCGCCGCCCAGCATGGCCCCCATGCCCACCAAAAAACCGATCGTGCCCTCGCTCCAATTCCAGGCGTTGAAGGTGGGCGAGAGCGCGATCGGCGTTGCGAGATAGGTGGCGGCGATCGCCCCCACCAGTGCCGATATTATCCCGTTGATCCATCCACCCTGCAGGATTAGGCGCGCACCATTGCCGAGAAGGCCTATAGTTGTCGTGCTTTCATTGAGGCCAAGGCTTTTCGCAATCCGCCCCACATCGTGCAGAAAATCCCACATGCGCCGCCGCCTATGTCGTTTGGTTGGTTGGTGAGGTGCTCCGTCTTATGGTCTTATCGCAACAGAGACGGCATAAGATGAATTGCCCGTTGTGCCACCCGGATCGCCCATATAGCCGGGATTTTCTGCACCTGCTGTTGCGATTGTCTTGTATGCCACTGCCAGCCCTGATGACCGAGTGCTTTGGTTGTCGGTGAAAGCATTAATGAGTGTGTAGCCCGATGGAGCGGTATATGCCGAAATTGAACTTGTTTTGCGACAACCCGCTGCAATAGCGAGAACCAGTGCGCCGTCCGTAACAGTTGTGATTGATGGCGGGTCTGCGGAACTTGCAGCCGTCTGCGATGAGGATGTCGTTGCCGCATCAAATTGCGTTGAATTGACGTTTCGGAACGCCGCAAGCATTGCTGTTGCACCACTCGTTCCCGCACCAGAGCCAGTGAGTGTGATGCTTCCAGAACCCGCACCTGTCGCAATCGTCCAGTGGACGCCTGCGTTTGTATCTGCGTTAGTAGAATTTGCAAAAAGGTCTTGATCTTCAGTCCATGTGAATCCGCTGCCGGATGCTGTCATATCCAAATCAGAGGTGGTGCAGGCATTCGAAACCACCACCACCAAGTCACCGGCCTGAATTGAACTACTGACTCCACCAGTGAGTCCCGTGGCTGCAACTGACAAGGCGCCACCACTTCCTGTGGCCGAGGTGTAGCCAACAAACTGAAGTGGCCCCTTGATGGCGAACGAGTTCAGAAGGAACCCGGCGCTTGCCTGCGAACAGATCAGCGCAAACGAAAGAACGAGAGAGGCGATAAACCTAATCATGTCTGATACCCGATAAGGCAGACCTTGAGGCCCTTTGCGCCTGTGCCTGCTGTGTTAATGTCAATGGTCATTTCGGCGTCGTCGGCCAGCGAGGTGTCGGTGAGCGTCACGGCCGTTGCCGCCGTCACTGACGTCTTTTCACTCGCGTCGATAAGCACCTTGTTCGTGGTCATGACGGT from Hyphomicrobiales bacterium includes these protein-coding regions:
- a CDS encoding ammonia monooxygenase, which produces MSGRARKWKGPESEGVNFWCPGCKSIHSVTTSPAGWGWNGNLEAPTFTPSILLKSGHYAGGAAAERGHCYCNYEERTGKKPSFNCAVCHSFVTDGRIQFLDDCTHELAGQTVELPPWPF
- a CDS encoding N-acetylmuramoyl-L-alanine amidase, which gives rise to MLSLAEIKAFQRKNGLVVDGILGPQTRKVMQEVKRPPSASARKEPDKSAINAPVVPDTKSVSGAARWKGQIALADTARTINEVIFHCTATPEGKWFDRADVNAWHKQRGWSMIGYHFLLLLDGTIVVGRPIGMIGAHVAGHNNGTVGVAYVGGLAKDGRKAKDTRTAAQMAAAQWLIGALKSKFKISRRTRGHNEYDRGKACPSFNVAADLLGAI